A window of Fragaria vesca subsp. vesca linkage group LG7, FraVesHawaii_1.0, whole genome shotgun sequence contains these coding sequences:
- the LOC101313356 gene encoding uncharacterized protein LOC101313356, producing MERGGFVVLMMCLLCLVSVVPMAKGADTTPSECKREKNLLVGACKPVIAGFNPSAACCQRVRVTHAECVCPYLSPKVANLINVNRSIRQIQGCGRTVPHNFKCGSVTTP from the exons ATGGAGAGGGGAGGCTTTGTGGTTTTGATGATGTGCTTGTTGTGCTTGGTGAGTGTGGTTCCAATGGCAAAGGGAGCCGATACAACTCCAAGTGAGTGTAAGAGGGAGAAGAATCTTCTGGTTGGTGCATGCAAGCCAGTTATAGCTGGGTTTAATCCGTCTGCAGCCTGCTGCCAACGAGTTAGGGTTACTCATGCCGAGTGTGTCTGTCCTTACCTTAGTCCCAAGGTTGCCAATTTGATCAATGTCAATCGCAGCATCAGGCAAATCCAAGGTTGCGGAAGGACTGTGCCTCACAACTTCAAGTGTGGAA GTGTCACCACTCCATAA
- the LOC101313647 gene encoding uncharacterized protein At1g28695-like has product MFNQISNGSSPFFLARQICHTSKQVNNTSRADALESALSEASMENKTVIIAIINKAYVEGDKSMLDLFLDGFWLGEDTRHLINHLLLVAADQTSFERCKFLRLHCYKLETAGVDFDAEEVYMSQDFIKMMWRRTLFLGETLKKGYSFIFTDADVMWLRNPFPRLNYNQSIDSLDLQISTDKFNGDQWSKDNPINSGFYMIRSNNRTISLFDKWYARKNESAGLKEQDVLNNMIREGVFKELGLRVRFLDTLYFSGFCEVSRDFKAVTTVHANCCRTISAKVVDLTAVVHDWKRFKSLTNSNQTSTLQWTNHVACHNSWKRHR; this is encoded by the exons ATGTTCAATCAAATCTCAAACGGATCCAGCCCTTTCTTTCTTGCCCGCCAAATATGTCACACCTCTAAACAG GTCAATAACACGAGCAGGGCAGATGCGCTTGAATCAGCTTTGTCTGAAGCTTCCATGGAAAACAAGACTGTGATAATTGCGATTATAAACAAAGCTTATGTAGAAGGAGATAAGTCCATGCTTGACTTATTTTTAGATGGTTTTTGGCTTGGAGAAGACACAAGGCACTTGATTAATCACCTACTTCTTGTGGCGGCCGATCAAACATCCTTTGAACGCTGCAAGTTTCTCCGTCTTCACTGCTACAAGCTCGAGACCGCCGGAGTCGATTTTGATGCTGAGGAAGTGTACATGTCTCAAGATTTTATCAAGATGATGTGGAGGAGAACTCTCTTTCTCGGAGAGACGCTCAAGAAAGGCTATAGTTTCATATTCACG GATGCAGATGTAATGTGGCTAAGGAATCCATTTCCAAGGCTAAACTACAACCAAAGCATAGATAGCCTAGACCTCCAGATCAGTACTGATAAGTTTAATGGCGATCAGTGGTCTAAAGACAACCCCATCAACTCAGGCTTCTACATGATCCGTTCCAACAATAGAACAATCTCATTATTCGACAAATGGTACGCCAGAAAAAACGAATCTGCAGGATTGAAAGAGCAGGATGTTCTAAACAACATGATCCGAGAAGGGGTTTTCAAAGAATTAGGTCTCAGAGTTAGGTTCTTGGACACCCTCTATTTCAGTGGCTTCTGTGAAGTCAGCAGAGACTTCAAAGCTGTCACAACCGTTCATGCTAACTGCTGCCGCACGATAAGCGCCAAAGTGGTGGATCTCACGGCGGTAGTTCACGACTGGAAGAGGTTCAAGAGCTTAACTAACTCAAATCAGACCTCGACCTTACAATGGACTAACCATGTCGCGTGTCATAACTCCTGGAAACGACACCGTTAA
- the LOC101295287 gene encoding LOW QUALITY PROTEIN: casein kinase II subunit beta'-like (The sequence of the model RefSeq protein was modified relative to this genomic sequence to represent the inferred complete CDS: inserted 1 base in 1 codon), whose amino-acid sequence MHKHKGDHHHHHHLRGVVRSHSEPPLKDKASSTPSTSFAAIENYNNNHLFYEEEESETSCEDSVVRRYDEEEDSSWISWFCNQKGNEFFCEVDDDYILDDFNRSGLKNQVPFYDYALDMILDVESSDIDGTLHDHEQNNLIESAAEMLYGLIHARYIATTKGTSQMLEKYRNYDFGRCPRVNCSKQRCLPVGESDXPRLATVKIYCPKCEDIYSPQSRHQEQIDGAYFGTTFPHLFFLTYGHLKPQEASQSYAPRIFGFKVHKK is encoded by the exons ATGCATAAACATAAAGGGGATCATCATCATCATCATCATCTGCGAGGTGTAGTTAGATCACATTCTGAACCACCTTTGAAAGACAAAGCCTCATCGACTCCCTCTACATCATTTGCTGCAATCGAGAATTACAATAACAACCATCTATTCTATGAGGAGG AGGAATCTGAAACTAGTTGTGAAGATTCAGTCGTCAGACGTTATGATGAAGAAGAAGATTCATCTTGGATATCATGGTTCTGCAATCAAAAAGGGAATGAATTCTTTTGTGAAGTTGACGACGACTATATCCTCGACGATTTCAACCGCTCTGGTTTGAAAAATCAAGTGCCATTCTATGATTACGCATTGGATATGATTTTGGACGTTGAGTCTTCTGACATCG ATGGTACCTTACATGATCATGAGCAGAACAACTTGATCGAATCCGCGGCAGAGATGCTCTATGGTTTGATTCATGCTAGATACATAGCAACTACCAAAGGAACTTCTCAAATG TTGGAGAAGTACAGGAACTATGATTTTGGTAGATGTCCGAGAGTTAACTGCAGCAAACAAAGATGTCTACCTGTAGGTGAATCAG ACCCAAGATTGGCTACTGTCAAAATCTACTGTCCCAAGTGTGAAGATATTTACTCCCCACAATCCAGACACCAAGAAC AAATCGATGGGGCATACTTCGGAACCACATTTCCTCACCTCTTTTTCTTGACTTATGGCCATCTTAAGCCACAGGAAGCAAGTCAGAGTTATGCTCCAAGAATATTTGGTTTCAAAGTCCACAAGAAATAG
- the LOC101295578 gene encoding uncharacterized protein LOC101295578: MEEQESNGGYLSQGANVEVCSKEKGSEGAWFPATILEPPTNPSSSKRKTFTSSKVLIQYKTLVSDRDPTKLHVEHTTVALLRLAPPADDAEMFEQNDVVDAFYLDGWWPGVVMSVVGEKYRVGFRNPPDVLELEGRGLRSHWDWDNGVWTRAPRKVLKGSNYEPGTAVEVNLQRNHLWFSWLPAFFIGQLGDDSFLVQYRYKTPENGNENGVVKVVVADHQIRPRPPQQEENDFVLLQMVDAFYDMGWWVGDITKVLKHKKYIVTFKFTKEEKEFSHSDIRCHLEWFDKHWTFWSSFSGFRSTKDYGAQPSHVRESSSNSTNEQQQVEQVDSLAVTVVKTGRQANSQFVKRGRKVMPRKLHVSNGSKIVRGDQEYIEDEAIRGLHAGNTCVKDINHDNEDGVSSRIIGKEKLAELLQLSYDPAAGCMNDVLERPAVFPRLNQNLATYQRKERVQLKGVKNNATGVITDVEMSKTNVVEHRGYPAGTVNQQEESSDLPFVKLSPLWEHFESMEAFKKFPQKPHFRPLAKMKDIFREGSAIGSMSAFASLVDKISILRVDDPRELIESYLEGLLDLECLGFDVKAIRHRLTELLDIKVKLGQLQNQSKEVKTRITRSTHDTTTYEETITGIDKKIKDLQEKRMLAVSMKEVKVSEVSRLQAEATAINEDIQRIRCDFGKLVAV; this comes from the exons ATGGAGGAGCAGGAGAGCAATGGTGGGTATCTCAGCCAAGGCGCCAACGTTGAAGTTTGCAGCAAAGAGAAAGGGTCAGAAGGTGCATGGTTCCCTGCAACAATCTTGGAGCCACCAACAAACCCATCATCCTCAAAGAGAAAGACCTTTACTTCCAGCAAGGTTTTGATTCAGTACAAGACTCTTGTCTCCGACCGGGACCCCACCAAGCTACATGTCGAGCACACCACCGTGGCGCTTCTCAGGCTGGCGCCTCCGGCGGACGATGCGGAGATGTTTGAGCAGAACGACGTCGTTGATGCGTTTTATCTTGATGGGTGGTGGCCTGGGGTGGTGATGAGTGTTGTTGGGGAGAAGTATAGAGTTGGGTTTAGGAACCCTCCGGATGTGTTGGAGCTAGAGGGCAGAGGGTTGAGGTCACATTGGGATTGGGACAATGGGGTTTGGACCAGAGCTCCAAGAAAG GTGTTGAAGGGATCAAATTACGAGCCAGGGACAGCAGTTGAAGTGAATTTGCAAAGAAATCATCTATGGTTTTCTTGGTTACCTGCATTTTTCATTGGTCAACTAGGGGATGACTCTTTCTTGGTGCAATACAGATATAAAACCCCAGAAAACGGTAATGAGAATGGTGTTGTTAAAGTAGTTGTAGCTGACCATCAGATTCGACCTCGCCCTCCACAGCAAGAGGAAAATGATTTTGTCTTGTTGCAAATGGTGGATGCATTCTATGACATGGGTTGGTGGGTTGGGGATATCACAAAAGTTCTTAAACACAAGAAGTACATTGTCACTTTCAAATTCACCAAGGAGGAGAAGGAATTTTCTCATTCAGACATAAGATGCCACTTGGAATGGTTTGATAAACACTGGACATTCTGGAGTAGCTTTTCG GGGTTTCGTTCTACTAAGGATTATGGAGCACAACCGAGTCATGTACGTGAAAGTTCCAGTAATTCT ACAAATGAGCAACAGCAGGTGGAACAAGTGGATAGTCTAGCAGTCACTGTTGTAAAAACGGGTAGACAAGCAAACTCACAATTTGTGAAACGTGGAAGGAAGGTTATGCCTCGAAAATTGCATG TCAGCAATGGCAGTAAAATTGTTAGAGGTGACCAAGAATACATTGAAGATGAAGCAATTAGGGGCTTGCATGCTGGAAATACATGTGTGAAG GATATTAATCATGATAATGAAGATGGAGTGAGCAGTAGAATAATAGGGAAGGAAAAACTGGCTGAGTTACTTCAACTCTCATATGATCCAGCAGCAG GTTGTATGAATGACGTACTTGAAAGGCCTGCAGTCTTTCCTAGGTTGAACCAAAACCTGGCAACTTATCAAAGAAAGGAAAGGGTCCAACTGAAAG GTGTGAAGAACAATGCAACTGGAGTTATCACTGATGTTGAAATGTCCAAGACTAATGTTGTTGAACATAGAG GTTACCCTGCTGGGACTGTCAACCAACAAGAAGAAAGTTCAGATTTGCCTTTTGTGAAACTATCTCCACTATGGGAACATTTTGAATCCATGGAAGCATTCAAAAAGTTTCCGCAGAAGCCGCATTTTCGTCCTTTGGCAAAGATGAAAGATATATTTCGTGAAGGATCAGCCATTGGAAGTATGTCAGCCTTTGCTTCTTTAGTTGATAAGATTTCCATTTTACGGGTTGATGATCCTAGAGAATTAATAGAAAGCTATTTGGAAGGACTACTTGATTTGGAATGTTTAGGATTTGATGTCAAGGCAATAAGGCATCGGCTGACAGAACTGCTAGACATTAAAGTGAAGTTGGGACAGCTTCAGAACCAATCAAAAGAAGTTAAAACTAGGATCACAAGGAGTACTCATGACACAACAACCTATGAGGAAACAATCACTGGGATTGACAAGAAGATTAAGGACTTGCAAGAAAAAAGGATGCTGGCAGTTTCAATGAAAGAGGTCAAAGTTTCTGAAGTTAGCCGGTTGCAAGCAGAAGCAACAGCTATAAATGAAGACATCCAGAGGATCAGGTGTGATTTTGGAAAACTAGTGGCTGTTTAA